One genomic segment of Paenibacillus durus includes these proteins:
- a CDS encoding sensor histidine kinase, which yields MKRFLLNLSRRYTRKLGNKLGLAFSLIVCVLILVLVTVSYYRTIWIIKDNYISNTAKELKHMNESLENYVAQIDALSLTFRRDDNFMEALINDEADFSSRLYIENQLRNLFFSSRDIAAVSLYIPRTGAEYTISRLTDSPKLEVDYPEFIMSDPWFKEASSRANTFRSIKPPLQSSWAYNTDNKPLFFTFHRALINIPNQRPLGMVSITINSAYRDKMINDILEQNAEVIAIFDRNNTSFYNSNSKTLSNEADLVQSIDWTKPEGYLNWNSGQQNFLVMYDVSPGDGWKLVKLISTSALNERAKNTRNLEFLIGLVFLLIGTLLVTFATKTITRPLKRLSKQMEKVGGANFDVMIEINGNDEIAYLSKKFNAMVAKINDLINEEYKAKLGEKTARMKALEAQINPHFLYNALQTISTEALVHRVDHIDRMVQALAYILRYSIRTGDNVNLSQEMKNVESYVMLQQARYGERLSVKIDLEETITDIPIPKMAVQLLVENSIKHVLEQTLDPVLITIRGYFREGRAIIEVSDNGPGIPEARLKELQELLQKENWMNGQQGSIGLKNLSERLKLLIHSDARLDIRNLPEGGTSVQIIIPVEAGGIYP from the coding sequence GTGAAGCGCTTTCTTCTGAATCTGTCAAGGAGATACACCCGGAAGCTGGGGAATAAGCTGGGATTGGCTTTTTCGCTCATTGTCTGCGTGCTGATTCTGGTGCTTGTCACCGTGTCCTATTACCGGACTATCTGGATTATCAAAGATAACTACATTTCCAATACGGCTAAAGAGCTGAAGCATATGAACGAAAGTCTGGAAAACTACGTGGCGCAGATTGACGCGCTGTCGTTGACGTTCAGGCGGGATGACAACTTTATGGAGGCGCTGATTAACGACGAAGCGGATTTTTCAAGCCGTCTCTACATTGAGAACCAGCTGCGGAACCTGTTCTTCTCCAGCAGAGATATCGCCGCTGTCTCCTTGTATATTCCGCGGACCGGGGCTGAGTATACCATATCGCGGCTGACGGATTCGCCGAAGCTGGAAGTCGATTACCCTGAGTTTATCATGTCGGACCCATGGTTCAAAGAGGCCAGCTCCAGAGCCAATACATTTCGAAGCATCAAACCGCCGCTGCAGTCATCCTGGGCGTATAATACGGATAACAAACCGCTGTTTTTCACTTTTCATAGGGCACTCATAAATATTCCGAACCAGAGGCCGTTGGGTATGGTGTCCATCACGATCAACTCCGCATACAGAGATAAGATGATTAACGATATCCTTGAGCAGAATGCCGAGGTCATCGCGATTTTTGACCGGAATAATACTTCCTTTTATAACAGCAATTCGAAGACTTTAAGTAATGAAGCGGATTTGGTGCAATCCATTGACTGGACGAAGCCGGAAGGCTATCTGAACTGGAACAGCGGACAGCAGAATTTTCTCGTCATGTACGACGTTTCGCCGGGCGACGGCTGGAAGCTGGTCAAGCTGATCTCCACCAGTGCCTTGAACGAGCGGGCCAAAAACACGAGAAATCTGGAGTTTTTAATCGGACTGGTCTTTTTGCTGATCGGCACACTGCTCGTCACGTTTGCAACGAAAACGATTACACGTCCGCTGAAGAGGCTGTCGAAGCAGATGGAAAAGGTCGGCGGCGCGAACTTCGATGTGATGATTGAAATTAACGGCAATGATGAGATCGCCTATCTCTCAAAAAAATTCAACGCGATGGTTGCCAAGATCAACGATCTGATTAATGAAGAGTATAAAGCCAAGCTGGGTGAGAAGACCGCGCGTATGAAGGCGCTCGAAGCGCAGATCAATCCGCATTTTTTATATAACGCCCTGCAGACGATTTCGACGGAGGCGCTCGTTCACAGGGTTGATCATATTGACCGGATGGTGCAGGCGCTGGCTTATATTTTGCGGTATTCGATCCGGACCGGCGATAACGTGAATCTGTCCCAGGAAATGAAAAACGTCGAAAGCTATGTGATGCTCCAGCAGGCCAGGTACGGCGAAAGGTTATCCGTCAAGATCGATCTGGAAGAAACTATTACCGATATCCCCATCCCCAAAATGGCTGTTCAGCTATTGGTGGAGAATTCGATCAAACATGTTCTGGAGCAGACTCTGGACCCTGTCTTGATCACAATTCGGGGCTATTTCAGGGAAGGCCGGGCCATCATCGAGGTCAGCGACAACGGTCCCGGCATTCCGGAAGCCCGGCTCAAAGAACTGCAGGAGCTGCTGCAGAAGGAGAATTGGATGAACGGGCAGCAGGGGAGCATCGGGCTGAAGAATTTATCCGAGAGATTAAAGCTGTTAATCCATAGTGACGCCAGGCTGGACATCCGCAACCTTCCGGAGGGAGGGACATCCGTACAAATCATCATTCCTGTGGAGGCCGGAGGGATATACCCATGA
- a CDS encoding DUF6431 domain-containing protein, with translation MKRSLVFFVRGAEEVPCPCCTENLEIIGSRERKVRGGGGELRQLVIRRLRCAGCRRIHHELPDLLIPYKRYDSRCIEQAVTEPEASVTACAETSTLRRWKVWFRVLSIYFILVLQALEARMSGLAPGSPEASDHLRMTSAPAFRQQGPGWLARLVRPVANAHLWVHTRFAYLSAPALR, from the coding sequence TTGAAAAGATCCCTGGTGTTTTTCGTCAGGGGTGCGGAGGAGGTGCCCTGCCCGTGCTGCACAGAGAACCTGGAGATTATCGGTAGCCGGGAGCGGAAGGTCCGGGGTGGGGGTGGTGAGCTGCGCCAACTGGTGATTCGCAGACTCCGGTGTGCGGGATGCCGCAGGATTCACCATGAGCTCCCGGATCTACTCATTCCCTATAAACGGTACGATTCCCGTTGTATCGAACAGGCGGTCACGGAGCCGGAGGCGTCCGTGACCGCCTGCGCGGAAACCTCTACGTTACGGCGTTGGAAGGTCTGGTTTCGCGTGCTCTCTATCTACTTCATCCTCGTTCTGCAGGCGCTGGAGGCTCGGATGTCCGGCCTCGCTCCCGGGTCCCCCGAAGCTTCGGATCACCTGCGTATGACCTCCGCCCCCGCCTTTCGTCAGCAAGGACCCGGCTGGCTGGCCAGACTTGTCCGCCCCGTCGCAAACGCTCATTTGTGGGTACATACCCGTTTTGCCTATCTGTCCGCCCCGGCTCTACGGTAG
- a CDS encoding DDE-type integrase/transposase/recombinase, whose protein sequence is MKDQKKAEALAAERMQLLAPLLAEGLDPAKAREMKAQICKQTGLSERTLRRYLASYRSEGFTGLKPKGKGRQPSEEILPTAVLEQAILLRREVPGRSVAQLIQILEWEGRISPGQIKRSTLQERLTACGYSSRHLRMYAESGVAARRFQQRHRNQLWQSDLKYGPYLPLGESGTMKQVYLVVFIDDATRFILHGEFVPVMDQRLVESAFRQAIQKYGVPEAVYFDNGKQYRTQAMTRICSKLGTRLLYAKPYSPESKGKVERFNQIVDSFLSEVALEKPKTLEQLNERFEVWLSECYQHKPHSALPDKQSPETAFRSDKKALRFMDPDTLADAFLHSEKRKVDKSGCISFMNRKYEVGLTVIGCTVEVVYDPADPTELTIEYEGRAPWRVREMEIGQRAGTRPALPEHLGASMTDTSRLLEAAEQRHQQRKQREAPAVTYRRVQAEDGHV, encoded by the coding sequence ATGAAAGACCAAAAGAAAGCCGAAGCCCTCGCCGCAGAGCGGATGCAGCTTCTCGCTCCCCTGCTTGCCGAAGGGCTGGACCCGGCCAAAGCCCGGGAGATGAAAGCGCAGATTTGTAAGCAAACCGGACTCTCCGAACGTACCTTGCGCCGGTATTTGGCGAGTTACCGGAGCGAAGGATTTACCGGCCTGAAGCCCAAAGGCAAAGGGCGGCAGCCCTCCGAAGAGATTCTTCCTACCGCCGTGCTCGAGCAAGCGATTCTCTTGCGCCGGGAGGTCCCCGGCCGCAGCGTCGCACAGCTCATTCAGATTTTAGAATGGGAAGGGCGGATTTCGCCGGGCCAAATTAAGCGTAGTACCCTGCAGGAGAGACTGACTGCCTGTGGCTACAGCTCGCGCCATCTGCGGATGTACGCCGAATCCGGGGTTGCCGCCAGACGCTTCCAGCAGCGCCACCGGAACCAGCTGTGGCAGTCAGACCTCAAATACGGACCGTATTTGCCCCTTGGCGAAAGCGGGACGATGAAACAGGTGTATCTGGTCGTGTTCATTGACGACGCTACAAGGTTTATTCTGCATGGGGAGTTTGTGCCGGTCATGGACCAGCGGCTGGTCGAATCGGCGTTTCGCCAAGCGATCCAGAAGTATGGGGTACCAGAAGCGGTCTATTTTGACAACGGCAAGCAGTACCGTACCCAAGCCATGACCCGGATATGTTCCAAGCTCGGAACCCGGCTGCTCTATGCGAAGCCCTACTCGCCTGAATCCAAAGGCAAGGTCGAACGGTTTAACCAAATCGTCGATTCGTTTCTGAGCGAAGTCGCCTTGGAGAAGCCGAAGACACTCGAGCAGTTGAATGAGCGCTTCGAGGTATGGCTCTCGGAGTGCTACCAGCACAAGCCCCACTCCGCCCTGCCGGACAAGCAAAGCCCGGAAACGGCGTTTCGGAGTGACAAGAAAGCACTGCGGTTCATGGACCCGGATACCTTGGCGGACGCGTTCTTGCATAGTGAAAAGCGGAAGGTCGACAAGTCGGGCTGCATTAGCTTCATGAACCGAAAGTACGAAGTGGGCCTGACGGTCATTGGCTGTACGGTCGAGGTGGTTTATGACCCGGCAGACCCCACGGAACTGACGATTGAGTATGAGGGACGAGCGCCGTGGCGGGTGCGCGAGATGGAAATCGGTCAGCGGGCGGGAACCCGTCCGGCGTTGCCGGAGCACCTGGGCGCATCTATGACCGACACGTCGAGACTGCTGGAGGCGGCAGAGCAGCGACACCAGCAGCGCAAACAGCGGGAAGCACCTGCGGTGACGTACCGCAGAGTGCAGGCGGAGGATGGCCATGTTTGA
- a CDS encoding ExeA family protein translates to MFESFYELHRAPFSRDLAVDELYASASQEEMLGRLAYVAERQWFAVLTGDCGTGKTTTIRRLAKELDEARFKLLYLSDSKLTPRHFYKGLLEQLGCESKFYRGDAKRQLHREIELMRGIHRLQPVVVVDEAHLLDREMLEELRFLLNLKMDSQSPMALILVGQSELWDRLGLQAYAAIRQRIDMQCYLPHMDRAEVGAYMKRHLSAAGAEHELFTEAAMDEIYRFSSGAARLVNKLCTHALIYGAQNKHRIVDDHMVKRVIQGELS, encoded by the coding sequence ATGTTTGAGTCCTTCTACGAGTTGCACCGTGCTCCGTTCTCCAGAGATCTTGCGGTAGACGAGTTATATGCGTCTGCGTCGCAGGAAGAAATGCTCGGGCGTCTGGCCTATGTCGCGGAACGCCAGTGGTTTGCCGTGCTCACAGGGGACTGCGGGACCGGGAAAACGACTACGATCCGGCGGTTAGCCAAGGAACTGGACGAGGCGCGCTTTAAGCTACTCTACCTGTCCGATTCGAAACTGACCCCGCGCCACTTCTACAAAGGGCTGCTGGAGCAGCTCGGCTGTGAGTCGAAATTTTACCGGGGGGATGCAAAACGGCAGTTACACCGGGAGATTGAACTCATGCGTGGGATTCACCGGCTACAGCCCGTGGTCGTGGTCGATGAAGCCCATCTGCTGGACCGGGAGATGCTGGAGGAACTGCGATTTCTACTAAATCTGAAAATGGATTCACAGAGTCCGATGGCCCTGATTCTGGTGGGGCAAAGCGAACTGTGGGACCGGCTGGGGCTGCAAGCCTATGCGGCGATCCGCCAGCGAATTGATATGCAGTGTTATCTTCCGCATATGGACCGGGCGGAAGTGGGGGCCTATATGAAGAGGCATCTGAGTGCAGCAGGTGCCGAGCATGAACTGTTTACGGAGGCGGCGATGGATGAAATCTACCGTTTTTCCAGCGGAGCCGCCCGGCTGGTGAACAAGCTCTGTACCCACGCGTTGATCTACGGCGCACAGAACAAGCACCGGATTGTGGACGACCATATGGTAAAGCGCGTGATCCAGGGAGAATTGTCATGA
- a CDS encoding CDI toxin immunity protein yields the protein MDAKSRKAKLQLLLERQKLKAQKKGTSSFFDECMEALGEGTVIFSNEKTEEIYTAFQNEYQITFFGRIDWTKYEFEEIDLKTLETLYLMKDEEGYVLWSHGFDPVIQAKMNKIIENINEVTAVSPDVWLYKENNYVIEIFHDGIIRKMIKSKD from the coding sequence ATGGATGCGAAATCAAGAAAAGCAAAACTTCAATTATTACTGGAAAGACAAAAGTTAAAGGCTCAAAAGAAAGGAACGAGCTCATTCTTCGATGAATGTATGGAGGCACTCGGTGAAGGGACTGTAATATTCAGTAATGAAAAGACTGAAGAGATTTATACTGCATTTCAAAATGAATATCAAATCACATTCTTTGGGCGAATAGACTGGACGAAATATGAATTTGAAGAAATCGATTTGAAAACATTAGAAACCTTGTACTTGATGAAGGATGAGGAAGGTTATGTTTTGTGGAGTCACGGCTTCGATCCAGTAATACAAGCTAAGATGAATAAGATAATAGAGAATATTAATGAAGTCACAGCTGTATCCCCAGATGTTTGGCTATATAAAGAAAACAATTATGTAATAGAGATATTTCATGACGGAATAATTAGAAAAATGATTAAGAGCAAAGATTGA
- a CDS encoding macro domain-containing protein, with protein MDRKFREEKKYYDGVNPMEFQEIKKDLFSMPEDYHLAHCISADAKMGAGIAVQFRKRFKLSSLQDIASRNELIVGKCYKVDRVFNLITKKKYWQKPTYETLTLSLSSMKEICMQESINQIAMPEIGCGLDKLQWGRVKEIIINEFINTSVKITVCRL; from the coding sequence ATGGATAGAAAGTTTAGAGAAGAAAAGAAATATTATGATGGAGTGAATCCTATGGAATTTCAAGAGATTAAAAAAGACTTATTTTCTATGCCAGAGGATTACCATTTGGCCCACTGTATTTCAGCAGATGCTAAGATGGGGGCGGGTATTGCTGTGCAATTTCGGAAGAGATTCAAGTTATCCTCACTTCAAGATATTGCAAGTAGAAATGAATTAATTGTAGGTAAATGTTATAAAGTAGACAGAGTGTTTAATTTAATAACCAAGAAAAAATATTGGCAAAAACCAACCTATGAGACATTAACATTATCATTAAGTTCAATGAAAGAAATTTGTATGCAAGAATCCATCAACCAAATAGCTATGCCTGAAATTGGTTGTGGCCTAGATAAATTACAATGGGGAAGAGTAAAAGAGATAATAATAAATGAATTTATCAATACATCTGTAAAGATCACAGTTTGTAGATTATAG
- a CDS encoding P-loop NTPase family protein has protein sequence MNRILVIGSGGSGKSTLSQKLSKILNIPVIHLDAHFWNANWVPTPNDEWDQIVEKFTNEDQWIIDGNYSRTL, from the coding sequence ATGAATCGAATATTGGTTATTGGATCAGGCGGATCGGGCAAATCGACCTTATCTCAGAAGCTTAGCAAAATACTCAATATTCCGGTAATACATTTGGATGCACATTTTTGGAATGCCAATTGGGTCCCTACACCAAATGATGAGTGGGATCAGATCGTTGAAAAATTTACGAACGAAGATCAATGGATAATCGATGGAAACTACTCAAGAACATTGTAA
- a CDS encoding NUDIX hydrolase, whose translation MNRVDVAYSLITKENKTKILMVKNKDNNSWTLPGGAVEKGETLKQAAIREVKEETGYEVNVFGIVAVNECIFEDRQEHAVFFTFNGEITNGHERIERPEEITEIAWKDINEAEQLMPYYEEGIRILINKNIEIPYTDQGRR comes from the coding sequence TTGAATAGAGTTGATGTAGCCTACTCATTAATAACTAAAGAAAACAAAACTAAAATCTTGATGGTAAAGAACAAAGACAATAATAGTTGGACCTTACCAGGAGGAGCGGTAGAAAAAGGAGAAACACTAAAACAAGCTGCAATTAGAGAGGTGAAAGAAGAAACTGGATATGAAGTGAATGTATTCGGCATAGTTGCAGTTAATGAATGCATTTTTGAAGATAGGCAGGAACATGCTGTATTTTTTACTTTTAACGGCGAGATTACAAATGGACATGAACGTATCGAAAGACCAGAGGAAATAACTGAGATAGCATGGAAAGACATTAATGAAGCAGAACAATTAATGCCGTATTACGAAGAAGGAATAAGAATACTAATAAATAAGAACATAGAAATACCATATACTGATCAAGGAAGAAGATAA
- a CDS encoding cysteine hydrolase family protein, which produces MKIGFLIIDMQTIHLQDLEKKIIDRACEYINYVSDLLRSNDHVVIHVQDIEGLKEPNRDLYNSVPEIQTEEKDLILTKENSNAFWKTELEQILLKQSVELIIISGFAAEHCVLFTYNGAIERGFKPVLLQNGILSNNSDVITSTYRDRNLISYPVVEYLIRK; this is translated from the coding sequence ATGAAAATTGGTTTTTTAATTATTGATATGCAAACAATCCATCTACAGGATCTAGAAAAGAAAATAATAGATAGAGCTTGCGAGTATATCAATTATGTGTCAGATTTGCTTCGTTCGAATGATCATGTTGTCATACATGTTCAAGACATTGAAGGTCTTAAAGAACCAAATAGAGATTTATATAATAGTGTTCCAGAAATTCAAACCGAAGAAAAAGACTTGATACTGACCAAAGAAAACTCGAATGCATTTTGGAAGACAGAATTAGAACAAATTTTATTGAAACAAAGCGTAGAGTTAATAATCATTTCAGGGTTTGCCGCAGAGCATTGCGTTTTATTTACCTATAACGGAGCCATTGAACGAGGATTTAAGCCTGTACTATTACAAAATGGAATTTTAAGTAATAATAGTGATGTGATAACTTCAACATACCGGGATAGGAACTTGATCTCTTATCCTGTCGTTGAATATTTAATAAGAAAGTGA